The window CATGTGCCAAGTCCCTGACATGGGAACAAAGCTATTTCTGTGCTTACCCATCCGAGGTCACTTTTTGTGTTAAGaagggggctcagtcattaagcctctgccttcggctcaggtcatggtcccggggtcccgggatcgagccccgcatcgggctccctgctcggtggcgagtctgcttctccctctccctctgcccctctcccctgcttgtggcacgctctttctctctcagataaataaacaaaatcttaaaaaaaaaaaacaaacacctttgCCTTAAAAAAGATCCTCAGGGCaccggggggctcagtcagtaaagcctCTTCTTCCACccaagtcgtgatcccaggggacctgctcagtggggagcctgcttgtccctctccctctgccccttcttccactcctgctccttccccctcaaataaatagataaaatctttttttttttaagattttatctatttatttgacagagagagacacagcgagagagggaacacaagcagtgggagcggcaggcagagggagaagcaggcttcccgccgagcagggagcccaatgcaggtctcaatcccaggaccctgggaccatgacctgagccgaaggcagatgcttcaccaactgagcgacccaggtgcccccctttttttccaaagtaaatagataaaatcttttaaaaaatccttataaTAGCTAGCTGGAAACACCTTAAATGTCCATAAATTGGTGAAAGGATAacgaaaatgtgatatatccacaTGTTGGAGTGTTCCTCAGCCAAGAACAGGAGCGAGGCACCCACACGCACGGCCCTGGTGACGGACCccgagcccacgacgctcagggagggaaccagacacggaaggccacgcggggtgtgagtccacatgggtgacacgtccagaacaggctcatccacaGACGGGaagggggccgggggggcgggccagggccagggccaggggctgggtcAAAGGTGGGGGTGACATGACGGGGACGGGGTTGCCTTTGGGGATGGTGAGAATTCTGGAATCAGATAGTGGAGCTGGTTGTGCAACCCTGTGAATGTACTAACATTTTAAATGGATGGATGGTGTggtatgtgagttatatctcagtaacttttttttaataagaaaattgaagTCAGTTGCTAGGATTCCGCCCCATGGTCCCTGTGTAGTCGTCCCTCCCCGGTGGCAAGGGGTCTTGGGAAAGCAGCCTCAGGgagtcctcctccctctctgagcTTCGGGGTCCTCACCGTGGTATGGGGGATCCTTAGGGCCTCCATGGTGCTCAGCACATCCGCGGGGTGTCCACCGTCCATCCCGCGACACTGGGCAGGGCGGGCGGGGTGCACACAGGGATCTTTGTGCTGCTCACTGGGTTCATTAGGAGGCAGTCCCTGTCGCCGGGCCCCGCTCGGCTGAATTAATTAGCTGAGAGCCTTCCCTCCCTGCTAATTGTGCCCAAGAGGATGCGGTCCTGGCAGGTGGTACCAAGGGGACAAGCAGCTGAGAGGACCCCCGTCCACTGGCCCTGCTGGGTGGCCCCCAACCTCCCTGTGTCCCTATCTGGGGCAAGGCTGCGGTGAAGGCCCCTGGGACCCCACAGTCCCCAACACATGCCGTTTGCAAAGCCATAAAGGGATTAAGAGGCAACAGACCCCTACCCTGGCCTGGGCAgttagggaaactgagtcacacagCAGCAGAGCTCAGAGACCTAGAGGTCAGAGAATGTGGTTGGATCCTGAAAGAGCCATGATGGAATCTGAGGATTTGCcagcccccccactccccccaaccccagcatggaggagggagcagggggccTTGATCAGCCCTGGGGTCCTGGCTTCCAACTTGTTCCTGCTGAGTTCAcagtctcttccctccctcctcccagctgccccagggggggagagggggcttattcccatttctcagggggggaaactgagggccaAGGAGGGCAATGAAGGACAGCACCCCGTAAAACGCTCATCCCAGGGCCTGGCCTCCAAACCGCCCAAGAACCCATCATGATTGACCCCAGATGCTCCTCGAAGACACCCCTCCCCAGGGGAGTCCAGCCACAACTCCAAAGTTGCGGTCCATGTGCCCCTCCAATCGGGGTCAGTGGCcccaaacacacatgcacacccttGAGGTTTATGCTcgttttattataaaaaaatacagaatccaAAGTTGATCGTAACGGAGGGGGAAGCCCGCGCTGCCCTACGAAAGCCCACCCGGCGTGCCTGAGCCTCATGGCGGCCGCACGacatatacgtatatataatatatagaaaacacaGATCAGGAAAGGCGGGTAGAAATATGAAATCCATATAAATGCTGTTTGCTTCTTTAAAGTGTCAGGGGGGTGTCTTTTTCTGGGGGTGGCCCCCACATTCTGCTTTGTCCTGTTTTCTCTTATAAACGTCATTAGGTCctagagtagggggaggggctcCGACAGACAATCCAGCTTATTGCAAAGTGTGGCTTCTACTCTAAaaagtctccccaccccccccacccccgccaacaAAAAAAAGTGCCCCTCTCCCAAGAAGgggtgagaaaaaagaaactttccagGCCGTCCTTAGgaatacagtaaaaataaatcacagtatATACTTGCTGGCTCTATTTACAGAAATGTCATGTCTTCTTGGCCTCAGGGGTGATCAGGtgaggcttgggggaggggggcaagcaGTTCTAAGACTTGGGGGGCTGTGACTCTGAAGGGGCCCCCCGGTGAAACATCCTGGATTTCCACTCTGGGAAAGGATCACCAGGAGCAAGGAGGGTAGGGCAGGGCACAAGGGTCTGAGGCGGGCTCCGATTCCTGGACCGGGGCCTGGGGGGCACTCGTCACTCACCCCTTCCGTCTCAGACTGGCCTGTCCCAAGGGTGCGTGGGAGGTCCAGGGTGGGCTCCAGCCCGGACCCAACAAATGGAGTGACCAGACCAGGTGTCTCCTGATGCCCGTGCCCCAGGGGGCCATAtgccccctcaccccctgccctgccccgcccaCTCTGTTTCCTTCCGAAAGTCACCAGCAACAGCaaggaataaattaaattaaaaactcaagtcTTTCTGATTctgccataaaagaaaaacactgctGAGAGGTTCTTGGGTTCTCCAGAACTCTAGAAGAGCTGGCCTGGCCAGTGTCTGGCCAGCTACCCGGCCTCTCGGGCCTCGGGGTCCTCAGCCACACACCCCCAGGACTGGCCCTGGGGCGGTGGACAGCCCCCTGCCTGGCAGGGGCAGCACCAGTCATGGGAAAATTGGAGTCTCTAACCAGTCTCTAGGCGGGGCATCCAGGTGGGCTGGGACTAGGAGCCCAGGAGGGTCCACAGCACGGGGACGGTGCTGAGGACGAGCCGACAGCTGCCCAAGCCGCTGCATGAGTTATTGCTGGTGAAGATGGGCTCAGGGGCCTCGTACAGGGTCTCGTCTAGGGGGACACGGAGACAGAATGGTCATCAGGTGGCCCcaacccccctcacccccctccctaaCCATCTGCACCCCCACACCCTCATTCGGCTTCCTGGAGCTTATCAACCTCAGCCGCACCTCAGCTGGGACATTTCTGACCATCTTCACTGGGGCTGGGCCTCCTGTGCAGAGCATGACAAAGAGCAGGTGGCCCAGCATGTGTGCCCGGCACCTGGGTGAAGTCACAAGGGGCTGCGGAGACCCCCTCTTCTTTGGATGTGGCTATGATGTTTCAAGAGCTCAGGACATGGGCCCTTAGGTCTATCTCGGGAACTTTCCTGATGCTCACTCTTGGATGAAAAGGGCTATGGCCTCAGCACAGGGCCGGGTCCTGCACTTCACCTTCACTCTTAAATGTCTGAAATGTTGTCctcatttacagatggggaaacggagGCTCGGGGCAAGGGCTGCCCCAGCCATTGCTGAGGTCGTGGGACTCCCAGGGCTGTGCTCTGAGAACTCTGCTCTGCTGACCACTGAGTGGGTTCTGTGGGTTCAGGACACAAGGGTGGCGCCCTGAGCACTTACTAGTCGGCCGAACATAGACCTTCAGCCTCAGGCAGGGTCGGTCCACAGCATTGGGTGGCGTGGCAGCTGgaagagagagggatggggaTTGGCGGAGTAGGGGGCTCTCAGTGCCAGAGACCTCCTGGGGCTGTATTGCCTTCCCCGCACTGGTAACTCAACCCTGGACCAAGGCTATGGGAGGTTCCACCTATAAAACTCCTAATCACACATCAAAGCCCCAGACACAATGCCCTCTATTTCCCAGAAGTCCTCCTGCACaatccccctgcccctccctttgctGAACCCTGACCCCAGAGAATGGGGGTGTCTGCCTGGTTCCATCTCACCCCAAGGCAACACAGGGCAAGGTTCAAAGGTGATAAACAAAAATACGGTTGTTTTGAATGGATCAGCAAAAAAATCAGTATAACCAAATGATTGATCTGGGATCAAATACCTGCTCTCTGGTGCCTGTGGGCAAGTCACCCTCTATCTGGGCCTCATCTGTCACACAGTAAGGGCTTTGGAAATGATGTCCTCCATCTGGGAGCCAACAGAAGCCAGTAACCCCTGGGAGAGAGGctgcttccccacctcccccggAAAGGGACCCACCCTGCTGGAGGCCACAGGGAGGCGGAAGCACATTCGGTCCTCATGCCTAAAACCCCCCATTACTGCTCCCTGCTTCTTGGCCCACATGGCAAGCACCCTgcaggggacgggggtgggacaGCAGCGCCAGCAATGAGTCATGAGGGAAGGGGACTTGGGGCGCAggacagggaggggaaggaggcctgGAGGCCGGTGGGGGCCAGTGGGGTTGCACACACGTGAAGCCCGTTCACGCACATGGAAATAGCCCGGCCCGCCTGTCCTCACGCTGgctgccccctctgcccaccccccaaaagcCCCTCACGCCAGGAGATGAAgataaaaaagcacaaaataaaaataacattcgTCATAGAGACAGGACGAGTAAGTACAATAATTATCTTTATGAAACTCCCGtcctggaaagaaaaaatgtaatttttcttatattacgAGGACTTAATTTAAACAccttcttcccccctcctccacccatttcttccttgaattaaaaggaaaaaatccaaatagagcagaaagaaagaatggggccTTCTCAGTTTAATCTGACGCAGCAGGAACGAGGGGGGCGAGGGGCTGCCTCTCCCACAGCCCCGGGGGGCAGAGCCCCGCTCCCCACCTGGCTCCCAGAGGCCCCCAAGATGCTGAGGAATGGGGATCTCCACGATCCCTCAGCGCTTCAGTGCCTCTGAAGAGGCATCCGCCCAATGACAAGATGGGCTCCCAGCGGCCCCCGTGTTGGTGGGGGGCAATGCCCAGACTCCCAGGCTCCTGGCTAAGGTTCATGGAGAGTAAAGAACTGCCAAGACCACAGCAAGATCCGGTCTCGAAcccaggcccagctctgctgTGCTCCCGCCTCCCCAGACCCTGCCATCAGTACTTTATGGGGAGGAACACGGAGGCCCTTTGGGACCCCCCGATGCGCAGCAGAGCTGGGGGCAGCCTACCCTCAGCCTGGCCCAGCGTGGGGTTTTGCGTGCCTGAGTGTCCCCAAGCCTTGAAAAGCAGCTTCCACGGTCCCTAGGGAATCTTGGGCCAGGTGGGCCTGATGGGGggagactggggaggggaggatgctGGGGGAGGGCCTGGGAGACCCCTGCCCAAGCCAGGGTGTGATGGGCAGAACAcaggctctgccctcccccctggcTTTGACCatgcttccctcccccaccagactCCCTATGCCTGTTTCCCTCCTCACTGCAATGGTGGGGGCACCCCTGGTCTAAGTATGGAACAAGCTGATGGTGGGGCCATCCGCTCCCCCAGCCCAGAGGCCCAGTGGCCTGATCCAGAAACTGAGATCACAGAAGGGAAGCTGTGGGTTTGGACTCTCAACTccgctctgagcctcagtttccccatctgcaaaatgggggctCTTGACAGTGAAGCCTCTGGGGCTTGCTGGAAGGATGATACCATTCAAGAGCTTGACCCCAGGGAGACAAAGGCCAGGGCAGGATGAGGGGCGGCCCAGGAGTACAGTTCAGCCCACACCCCATCTCCCCATACCCAGCCTCCGCCTCCAGCAACAGCACACATGCCCCCGCTCTCCCCCACCAGCCCCGGCGCCCCCGGCCCCCGCAGCACGCCCCCGCAGCACGTCCCCGCGACCCCCTCAGCCCCCTCCgctggccccctcccccccgtgtccccacctcccttcccgcGACCTCTccttccgccccccccccgccccgcgcccccgctCTCCCACCCTTCCCGCTCTCCCCGTCCCTCCCGCGTCCCCGCCCTGGCCCCCCCTGCGTCCCcgctctcccccgcccccccgcgccccAGGCCCCCCGCTCTCCCCCGACCTCCCCCGCGCCCCcgctctcccccgccccccggcccccggcccccggccccccgcgcACTCACAGATGTAGTAGTACTCGTGGCCGGGGCGGAACTCGAAGCCCAGGGAGAAGGGCGTGAAGAGCTGGAACTTCTCGGAGAACTTGAGCGGCCCCCCGGGCGCCGCGGGCCGGTTGCACTCCCAGCGCTTGAAGCCGCGCTGCCGGTGGTCGCAGGAGGCGTGGCCCTCGCCGTTGACCATGTAGAGCACGTAGTGCTCCATGCGCTCGGCCGGCGGCAGCGGCGCCCCGTAGTGCGGGCAGTAGATGTCCAGGTAGTCGTTGATGCTCACCTCCACCGTGTAGCCCCCGCCGTCGTCCGCCGCGCCCGCGTGGAACCTGCGGCCCGGCGGTCCGCGCGTGGGGGGGGCCagtcgggggaggggagggaggcaggagggggggCTGGGtcagtgcagggggtgggggctggggggccggggggggccgGGAGAACGGGGGACAAGTTCCAGGGCGCGAGCCCACGTGCCCCGCCTCGCACCCCGCACcgcaccccctccactccaggcGACCACGGGCGCCCTGGGGTCCAGGCTCGCCCTGCGCCTCCCGCCCACAagcagtgggggttgggggaggaggggcggtCGCCAGGCATTCTGGGTAACCGCAGGCCACCAAGCAGGTGTCGCGCGACTGGGACCCCCTCTCCCTTCCGCAGGCCGGACATCTGGGCCCTTCTGTGGCAAGCAGGGCCGGCACAAGCTGTTCCCCCATTATCAAGGCCCTCTCCGGAAAAACGCTATTGCTTGACTGCatgtcccctcctccaggcagcacCCCATGCTGCCCCCCACATGCAGCCCCCTTAGCTTTCCTTCTGTAGATCTGCCTGCCAAGAAGGTACAGGGTGGTGTGGGGACACAGGCTGGGTGTTTTGGGCCCCCCGGGGCTAGTTCTGACCCCTCCCCTAGCCTCAGTGTCCCTGCGGGGGGCAGGGCTTGGCGTGAAGGCCGCCCCAGCCCAGCTCAGAGTTGCTCTGGGCTGGACCCCCAGCCTCAACTCCTTCAGTCCCCTGTGACCCTAGCAAGTCCAGGATCCTCCCTCCAGAGCCTCTAGAATTTGGCAACTGCCCCCTCCAACCTCTTGGTCACCCCCCCAGGTTCCCCCAGTCCCGacacctctgcccctcaccctgcttcccAGCCTTTGCCCTGGAGGTTGCACCTGCCATGCAGCCTGCCCCCCTTCCTTGGGGAGCCACGGCCTCCCCCAGACCCAGCCTCATCTGGCGAGGAGGGAGGTCGGCTGGGAGAGGGACAGGCGGCTCCCCCCACCAGCACTGCCTCAGGCTAGAGGGCCAGGAGGCCTTAGATCTCCCGGGCGTGGTCCCCTGGGTCCCTGTCATGTGAGGTGGGACAAGGGGGCCTCCGGAGAGGAGCTTCTTAGCAGATAAAAGGCCCGAGCAGGGGAGGGTCGGGAGCAGGCTCcccaggctgcccctcccccctctccgtACAGGCTTGGAAGCTGAGCCCCAGGGAGGGTCCACGGCAGGGAGGGCCCCGGCTCCTTGGATCCCAGCGTGGCCATGCCATGCCTCTGTGCCCACCGTGTCAGCCGCGCCAGTCCGAGGGAGCGGCGGTGTGGCCCCCATGCTGGGCGTACTAACTGGCACAGCGGGCACCTGAAGGGGCGGCTGGATTATCAGATGGCGTCGGTGGGCCCCCCTGCGGCCCCTGAGACTCTGCAGCAGGTCAGGGAGAGGGCTCCTGGGGCTCCAGAGGTGAGAGTGAGGCAAGCAGGAGACCTTGCTcgcttgtgcctcagtttcccagtctGACACGAGAGATTTCGTGGTGATTTCAAGCCTGTGGCTGAGATGGAGGCGCCAAGAATTCCTGGTCAGAGCGTCGGAGGGAGCAGATTCACCagcagccccttccctgctcGTGGGCTTGTCCAGGAATGGGGAGCTCAGCCCACCCCCACAGAGGTGGGATGGTGTTTACAGATTCAGTGTGTGGAGCAAAGAGACTCCGGAAGTGGGGTCAGGTGGGGCAGCAGAGAGTTCCGTGTTCAGACACAAGTGTGCACCCAGCTAGGTCTCGTGGTTCattctcaaagcctcagtttcccgcTCTGTCCAGCGAGGCCGTACAGAGGCCGATGGGGGATCTCCAGGCATGTACACGGTAGGCCCCGCCCAGAGGCACGGCAGCCCTGCGACAGGGTCAGGCGGCGACCCTGCCCGCCCCTGGGGCGGCCCCTCAGCTGGCCAAGCAGGGGTGTCTCGCGGACTGGCTGTGTTCTCCAGCCGCTTGGGCGAGATCGATGCAAAAGCCACTCCAGGctttttcaaaagtaatttttgCTCCTTCCCAGCCCATTGAAAGCCCCATTGATCAGCCAATCGATGACAGCCGTGGCCAAGCGCTTGCCAGGACTACCCATGCCCAGCCCTGCAGGGGAGGTGGAGATAGGGAAACCACGGGgttggcggggagggggaggaggggggcacgGGACAAGGAGTGTAGGGCTGAGCTGCAGGTGCTGACGTCCTGGCCCTGGCCccctctggtcctcagtttcccctctcaTCCCTGGCATGATGCAGGGGATACACACTCAGCTTGAAAGAGGAGAGCCTAGCTTTCTGCAGGGCCTTTCTCAAGACGAATGGACTCTGGAGAGTGGGGCTGCCGAAGCATCACCAGCTCTCCCCACACCGCCCCTGCCTGTGCTTCTCCCAGGATGTCTGCCTTCCTCCCCTGCATCGGACCAACATCATTCTCCCCTCCTGTTTCATCTTCCAAAAAACGTCCGAAACCGAGGCTGCTTTGCTTGTTCAGAGGCTGGATGCGTGGGCCCCTCCAGGCAGGCCAGGCTCCTGGCCTCCCAAAATCCAGGGCTCACTTTCCTGAATGTAAATCAGACCTTGTGATCCACTGGCTCAAAGCTCCCCATCGCTCAGAATAAAACCCACAGTCCTCCCAGGTCATGAGGCCCAAAGGCCCCACTGTCCGCACCCTGGTTGCCCTGTGATTGCTCCCAGCTCACTCCCTTCTAGCCACACCTGCCTTCCTGCTGCTCCTGTTCcgaccccagggcctttgcacatgctgtccccactgcctggaatgctttcACCCGCCACTTGCACCTCATCCCATATCTCATTCAACATCATCATACTCTTCCCTTTACATAGTCTGCTGTCTGCTCTCCTGGACCATGGGGGtccacctcctcctcaccccttccctcGCTGCCAGCAGAGGCCCAAAGACTCAAGGTCTTTGAGCTGCTGGAGTCCTAGGAAGCAAACAGAGGCCCACAGTGGGGCGAGGACCCCAGGCAGGTGGGTCCTAGAGGCACCCCTACCCAAGCTCTGGCGGCCTAAGTGgaccattttttcccctccccagctctaAAATAGTGATGGGCTTGCTGCGTTGGCATTCCCAGTTCCAAGTTGGCGGGCAAACCAGGGGCGGGCGCCTGGCCCCTGCTCAGGGTGGCGCCTGTGCGGGGGAGGGGCCCAACCCCAACACCAAGCCGGTGCAAGCAAGACAAAGCTTGCATTTTCTCCATTAGTGCGGAAGCATGATGTGCAAATGCTCCATGGGAGCCGCAGATAGAGACAGCAATTCTCACTAAGGGGTTAATGACTGACTTGGGATGGGTTCCCAGACAGAGAGCTCCTGAGGCTTTCAGACGtacacccatccccctcccctgccacaccTTTGCCCCTGCTCCTGTTCACCCTGCCAGGCTGCCTGCCAGTGTGcactcctccaggcagccctcccagCCCCCGATGGACCCAaccctgccctccaccctcccccaccctgccaacCGCGGGCCTGCAGCTAATTAGTTTCAATCGGGCCATTGTCAAGTCATTAGACGCTAATAGCAAAGCAACTAATTAGGAGTCTCACccaaaatgggggtgggggtggggagggctgtgcCACCTCCCCAGAccagaaactgaggcagggtgAGGCGGGCAGCACACCAAGGCCCTGTGCACCCCTGTGGCACTCAGGACCATCTTCCTGGTCTGAACCCAATCCCGGCTCACCGCGAAGGGGCCGACAGATGCCTGTGTCAGGATCCCAGCAAAGAACACGCCCAGGCCAGCCCTAAGCGGGCAGCAGGGGCCCGAGgcccaggctgggggcagggccagcccctccccctcccaggggGGCCCCCAAGACCTCAGCACCCACCCCTAGCTTTCTGAGGGGTCAGGAAGACATCTCCCCCATCTGAGACCTGGCCACCTTTCTCCTAG of the Halichoerus grypus chromosome 1, mHalGry1.hap1.1, whole genome shotgun sequence genome contains:
- the EFNA2 gene encoding ephrin-A2, whose amino-acid sequence is MAPSQRPLLPLLLLLLPLPPPFARAQDAARAHSDRYAVYWNRSNPRFHAGAADDGGGYTVEVSINDYLDIYCPHYGAPLPPAERMEHYVLYMVNGEGHASCDHRQRGFKRWECNRPAAPGGPLKFSEKFQLFTPFSLGFEFRPGHEYYYISATPPNAVDRPCLRLKVYVRPTNETLYEAPEPIFTSNNSCSGLGSCRLVLSTVPVLWTLLGS